One stretch of Chryseobacterium fluminis DNA includes these proteins:
- the trpD gene encoding anthranilate phosphoribosyltransferase, whose product MKEILQYLFNHHTLSKSEAKAIMIEIAQNKFNAMEITAFISVFLMRNITLKELEGFREALLQMAVPVNIDSGDAIDIVGTGGDGKNTINISTLTSFIVAGAGQKVTKHGNYGASTAAGSSNILEELGYEFKNDSEKLNADLEKANICFLHAPYFHPALQSVGLLRKALGLRTFFNLLGPLVNPAKPRVSVIGVYNLDIARIYQYLLQRDDQEFIIVHGLDGYDEISLTHDTKVITKTGEQIYSSEDLGFDRVSPESIKAGATMQESAKIFRNILEGKGTKQQNSVVLANASVALYNTHKFGSYDDCLLLAQESLESGKALKSLDLLLE is encoded by the coding sequence ATGAAAGAAATACTTCAGTACCTCTTTAATCATCATACGCTTTCAAAATCTGAAGCGAAAGCCATCATGATTGAAATTGCCCAGAATAAATTCAATGCTATGGAAATAACAGCTTTTATCAGCGTTTTCCTGATGCGGAATATCACCTTAAAGGAACTGGAAGGTTTCAGAGAGGCTCTTCTGCAGATGGCAGTTCCGGTGAATATAGACTCCGGTGATGCTATAGATATCGTAGGTACCGGAGGCGACGGTAAAAATACGATTAACATCTCTACCTTAACAAGTTTCATTGTAGCCGGAGCGGGGCAAAAGGTTACCAAACATGGAAATTACGGGGCATCCACGGCTGCCGGCTCATCAAATATTCTTGAAGAGCTGGGTTATGAGTTTAAAAATGATTCAGAAAAATTAAATGCTGATCTTGAAAAAGCAAATATCTGCTTCCTCCATGCGCCTTATTTTCATCCTGCCCTTCAATCTGTTGGTCTGTTGCGAAAAGCTCTGGGATTAAGAACGTTCTTCAATCTTTTGGGTCCGCTGGTGAATCCCGCGAAACCCCGTGTTTCAGTGATTGGCGTTTACAACCTGGACATTGCACGCATTTACCAGTATCTTCTTCAGAGAGACGATCAAGAGTTTATTATCGTTCACGGTCTGGACGGCTATGACGAGATCAGCTTAACCCATGATACTAAGGTCATCACGAAAACCGGAGAACAGATCTATTCCTCTGAAGATTTAGGTTTCGACCGGGTTTCTCCGGAAAGTATAAAAGCGGGAGCAACCATGCAGGAGTCTGCAAAAATTTTCAGAAACATTCTGGAAGGAAAAGGAACAAAACAACAGAATTCCGTGGTTCTGGCCAACGCTTCTGTAGCATTGTATAACACCCATAAGTTTGGCAGTTATGATGACTGTCTTCTGCTGGCACAGGAAAGCCTCGAAAGCGGAAAAGCATTAAAAAGCCTGGACCTTCTCCTGGAGTAA
- a CDS encoding anthranilate synthase component II has protein sequence MKNTIKPSTKVLVFDNYDSFTYNLVQMIERILNVSVDVVRNDEITLEEIGKYDKIILSPGPGIPEEAGILIDLIREYAPTKSILGVCLGQQAIAEAFGGSLINLSEIFHGVATSTDLIKDDTKLFRNLSSGMEVGRYHSWAVNPENFPEELEITAVDKDGMIMALQHKTYDVHGVQFHPESILTPDGEIIIKNFLLN, from the coding sequence ATGAAAAATACGATAAAACCATCAACCAAAGTTCTCGTTTTTGACAATTACGACAGCTTTACTTATAATTTGGTTCAGATGATCGAAAGAATTCTTAACGTCAGCGTTGATGTGGTGAGAAATGATGAAATCACTCTGGAAGAAATCGGGAAATATGACAAGATCATCCTTTCACCGGGTCCGGGAATTCCCGAAGAAGCAGGAATTTTAATAGATCTGATCAGGGAATATGCTCCTACGAAAAGTATTTTGGGGGTTTGCCTCGGTCAACAGGCCATTGCAGAGGCTTTTGGAGGAAGTTTAATCAATCTCTCTGAAATTTTTCACGGCGTAGCAACTTCTACAGATCTTATAAAAGATGACACCAAGCTTTTCAGAAACCTTTCGAGCGGAATGGAAGTGGGAAGATATCACAGCTGGGCAGTAAATCCTGAAAATTTCCCGGAGGAACTCGAGATCACTGCCGTTGATAAAGACGGAATGATTATGGCGCTGCAGCATAAAACCTATGATGTACACGGCGTACAGTTTCACCCCGAAAGCATCCTGACTCCCGACGGAGAAATTATCATTAAAAATTTTCTGCTCAATTGA
- a CDS encoding anthranilate synthase component I family protein, whose protein sequence is MFNKKIKIKTVSKKTLGDLHTPMSIYLQLRDKFRDTILLESSDAKNIDNNFSFIAINAVAGIEIKNLNEFEIKLPNSEPVKQFIIEHKISDIFDDFSGIFECEKTEDFAEQTAQSLFGYTSFEAVQFFENISFKAQSPEVEIPLLRYRLYQYVIAINHYNDEMHIIENQIEGLKSELYLLESLIKNQNSVIYPFEKTGEETSNITDEEYIELVKTAQKHCMRGDVFQLVLSRRFEQKFRGDEFNVYRALRNINPSPYLFFFDYGNYKLFGSSPESQLIIKDNKAVIHPIAGTFKRTGHFETDLQSIEELKNDPKENAEHTMLVDLARNDLGKRGKNVTVTKLKEIQLFSHVIHMVSEVTADLQENTSPFEMMAATFPQGTLSGAPKHKALQLINTYEKDSRGYYGGCIGIIGLNGNCNQAIMIRTFLSKNNTLYYQAGAGLVAKSNPENELQEVNNKLNALKKAVEKADKLVAN, encoded by the coding sequence ATGTTTAACAAGAAAATAAAAATAAAAACCGTTTCAAAAAAAACGTTGGGAGATCTTCACACGCCGATGAGCATCTACCTGCAGCTCCGGGATAAATTCAGAGACACCATTCTTCTTGAAAGTTCAGATGCTAAGAATATTGATAATAACTTTTCCTTTATTGCCATCAATGCCGTGGCAGGAATTGAAATTAAAAATTTAAATGAGTTTGAAATAAAACTCCCTAATTCGGAACCGGTTAAGCAATTTATTATTGAACACAAAATCTCCGATATATTTGATGATTTCTCCGGCATTTTTGAATGTGAGAAAACAGAGGACTTTGCAGAACAGACTGCCCAGAGCCTTTTCGGATATACCAGCTTTGAAGCCGTCCAGTTTTTTGAAAACATCTCATTCAAAGCACAGAGCCCGGAAGTGGAGATTCCGCTTTTGCGATACAGATTATACCAGTATGTGATTGCCATTAACCATTATAACGATGAAATGCACATCATTGAAAATCAGATCGAAGGACTGAAATCTGAACTCTATTTGCTGGAAAGCCTTATAAAAAACCAGAATTCAGTGATCTACCCGTTTGAAAAAACAGGTGAGGAAACTTCAAATATAACAGATGAAGAGTATATCGAGCTGGTGAAAACAGCTCAGAAACACTGTATGCGCGGCGACGTTTTTCAACTGGTGCTGAGCAGACGGTTTGAACAAAAATTCCGGGGAGATGAGTTTAATGTGTATCGTGCTCTAAGAAATATCAATCCGTCCCCATACCTGTTTTTCTTTGACTATGGAAATTACAAATTATTCGGCTCCAGTCCTGAGAGTCAGCTCATCATAAAAGATAACAAGGCTGTTATTCATCCGATTGCGGGAACATTTAAAAGAACAGGCCATTTCGAAACCGATCTGCAGTCTATTGAGGAACTGAAGAATGATCCTAAAGAAAACGCTGAACATACGATGCTGGTAGACCTGGCCAGAAATGATCTGGGAAAGCGGGGAAAGAATGTGACTGTTACAAAACTAAAGGAGATACAGCTTTTCTCCCATGTCATCCATATGGTAAGTGAAGTCACTGCCGATCTTCAAGAAAACACCAGTCCTTTTGAAATGATGGCCGCCACATTTCCGCAGGGGACCTTAAGTGGTGCTCCCAAGCACAAAGCATTACAGCTGATCAATACCTATGAAAAAGATTCCCGCGGCTATTATGGCGGATGCATCGGAATCATCGGCTTAAACGGAAACTGCAACCAGGCCATTATGATCAGAACGTTTTTAAGTAAAAATAACACCCTGTATTACCAGGCAGGTGCCGGTCTGGTGGCAAAGTCCAATCCTGAAAATGAACTGCAGGAAGTCAATAACAAGCTGAATGCGCTGAAGAAAGCGGTAGAGAAAGCAGATAAACTGGTTGCTAACTAA
- a CDS encoding c-type cytochrome, with product MKKLFLTGCLGLLICSCSKKENTANDTTETPSVSEPAQSSLSGDQLIETLDCSGCHSVNERMIGPSYREIAGKYSQKDIELLASKIIEGGSGVWGSVPMSAHPQVSKEDAKKMVEYILSQKK from the coding sequence ATGAAAAAACTATTTTTGACAGGATGCTTAGGTTTGCTGATATGTTCCTGTTCCAAAAAAGAAAATACGGCTAATGACACTACTGAAACTCCATCGGTTTCAGAGCCTGCACAGTCCAGTCTTTCAGGAGATCAGCTCATTGAAACATTAGACTGTTCAGGCTGTCATTCGGTAAATGAGAGAATGATAGGACCTTCCTACCGGGAGATCGCAGGAAAATATTCCCAAAAGGATATTGAGCTGCTGGCTTCCAAGATCATAGAAGGCGGAAGTGGTGTCTGGGGGAGCGTCCCTATGTCTGCTCATCCTCAGGTATCTAAAGAAGATGCAAAGAAAATGGTAGAGTACATTTTAAGTCAGAAAAAATAA
- the rlmF gene encoding 23S rRNA (adenine(1618)-N(6))-methyltransferase RlmF: protein MTPEKSSLHTRNLHRNPYDFDRLVSCVPELKHYVFENAYGTTTINFSIPKAVKLLNKALLQHFYHIQEWDIPDSNLCPPIPGRADYIHYIADLLADQPKEIPVGSSVQGLDIGVGANLVYPLLAHRSYGWKMLGSDINLDSLENAQRILDHNPDLESFVQLKKQPDSDFIFRNIIEPGDKFAFTMCNPPFHDSEQSALKGNIRKTKNINKSKVQKPLLNFGGQQSELWCEGGELGFISGMINESALFSSQVLWFTCLVSKKENLYKLTQLLQKAKALEFKTVDMAQGQKISRMLAWTFIPQKDRKSWLI from the coding sequence ATGACTCCCGAAAAATCCAGTCTGCACACAAGAAATTTACATCGCAATCCATATGATTTTGATCGGCTTGTTTCTTGTGTGCCGGAACTGAAACATTACGTTTTTGAGAATGCTTACGGAACAACAACCATTAATTTCAGCATTCCGAAAGCCGTAAAACTGCTGAATAAAGCCTTATTACAACATTTTTACCATATTCAGGAATGGGATATCCCGGATTCTAATCTATGTCCGCCTATTCCGGGACGTGCAGATTATATTCATTATATAGCTGATCTTTTAGCAGATCAACCGAAAGAAATTCCTGTTGGATCATCCGTCCAGGGTCTGGATATAGGAGTGGGAGCCAATCTGGTGTATCCTCTGTTGGCTCACAGGTCTTATGGCTGGAAAATGCTGGGCTCGGACATTAATCTGGATTCTTTAGAAAATGCGCAAAGGATTCTAGATCATAACCCTGATCTGGAGTCTTTTGTACAATTGAAAAAGCAACCGGATTCTGATTTTATCTTCAGAAATATTATTGAGCCGGGAGATAAGTTCGCCTTTACCATGTGCAATCCCCCTTTTCATGATTCTGAACAATCTGCACTGAAAGGCAATATCAGGAAAACAAAAAATATTAATAAATCCAAAGTTCAGAAACCCCTGCTTAATTTTGGCGGTCAACAGTCTGAACTGTGGTGCGAAGGCGGTGAACTGGGTTTTATTTCAGGAATGATTAATGAGAGTGCTCTCTTTTCATCACAGGTTCTCTGGTTTACCTGCCTGGTTTCTAAAAAAGAGAATCTCTATAAATTAACCCAACTTTTGCAAAAAGCAAAAGCTCTGGAATTTAAAACTGTTGATATGGCTCAGGGCCAGAAAATCAGCAGGATGCTGGCCTGGACATTCATTCCCCAAAAAGACAGGAAATCCTGGTTGATATAA
- the lysS gene encoding lysine--tRNA ligase — MQLSEQEIIRREKLNKLTEMGINAFPADEYTLTDTTESIKQDFTESKQVKIAGRLMSRRIQGKASFAELQDSTGRIQVYFNRDEICTGEDKTLYNEVYKHLLDIGDIIGIEGELFTTQVGEKTVLVKNFTLLTKALRPLPQAKTDDNGVVHDGFNDPEMRYRQRYVDLTVNPHVKEVFVKRTKLFNAMRTFFNDAGYFEVETPILQSIPGGAAARPFITHHNALDIPLYLRIANELYLKRLIVGGFDGVYEFSKNFRNEGMDRTHNPEFTAMEIYVAYKDYNWMMDFTEKLLEFCAIQVNGTTKATFGEYEVDFKAPYERISMTDAILKFTGFDITGKTEQELFDFAKSIGIEVNETMGKGKLIDEIFGEKCEGNFIQPTFITDYPIEMSPLTKKHRSKEGLTERFELMVCGKEIANAYSELNDPIDQRERFEDQLKLSEKGDDEAGQFIDEDFLRALEYGMPPTSGLGIGMDRLIMFLTDNASIQEVLFFPQMKPEKAVPQIELGEDEKIILDILKSGDQVALAEVKDQSKLSGKKWDKASKTLTKNNLVKVEKIEENVFMKLV, encoded by the coding sequence ATGCAATTATCAGAACAAGAAATCATTAGAAGAGAAAAGCTGAACAAGCTTACTGAAATGGGGATTAATGCGTTCCCTGCGGATGAGTATACCCTTACAGATACTACAGAATCTATAAAACAGGACTTCACAGAAAGTAAACAGGTGAAGATCGCTGGTAGATTGATGTCCCGCAGAATTCAGGGAAAAGCTTCTTTTGCTGAATTGCAGGATTCTACAGGCAGAATCCAGGTGTATTTCAACAGAGATGAGATCTGTACAGGTGAAGACAAGACTTTATATAATGAAGTATACAAGCACCTTTTAGATATAGGAGATATTATCGGTATTGAAGGGGAACTCTTCACTACTCAGGTTGGTGAGAAGACCGTTTTGGTGAAAAACTTCACCCTATTAACGAAAGCTTTAAGACCTCTCCCTCAGGCAAAAACAGATGATAATGGTGTGGTACATGACGGTTTCAATGATCCTGAAATGAGATACAGACAGCGTTATGTAGATTTAACGGTAAACCCGCACGTAAAAGAAGTTTTTGTAAAGAGAACAAAACTGTTCAATGCAATGAGGACTTTCTTTAATGATGCAGGATATTTTGAGGTGGAAACACCGATCTTACAGTCGATTCCGGGAGGAGCCGCTGCAAGACCTTTTATCACGCATCACAATGCCCTGGATATCCCTTTGTATTTAAGAATCGCGAACGAATTATATCTGAAAAGACTGATCGTAGGTGGTTTTGACGGAGTTTATGAGTTCTCAAAAAATTTCAGAAATGAAGGAATGGACAGAACGCATAACCCTGAATTTACAGCCATGGAAATCTATGTCGCCTATAAAGATTACAACTGGATGATGGATTTCACAGAAAAATTACTGGAATTCTGTGCCATTCAGGTTAACGGAACGACAAAAGCGACCTTTGGTGAATATGAAGTTGATTTCAAAGCCCCTTACGAAAGAATCTCCATGACAGATGCCATCCTGAAATTTACAGGTTTTGATATCACAGGGAAGACAGAGCAGGAATTATTCGATTTTGCCAAATCCATCGGCATTGAGGTGAATGAAACGATGGGTAAAGGGAAATTAATTGATGAGATCTTCGGTGAAAAATGTGAAGGAAACTTTATTCAGCCGACTTTCATTACAGATTATCCCATCGAAATGTCACCGCTTACTAAAAAACACAGAAGCAAGGAAGGTCTTACAGAACGTTTTGAATTAATGGTATGTGGTAAAGAAATCGCCAATGCCTATTCCGAGCTTAATGATCCGATCGATCAGAGAGAGCGTTTTGAAGATCAGCTGAAGTTATCTGAAAAAGGAGATGATGAAGCAGGGCAATTTATCGATGAAGATTTCTTAAGAGCTCTTGAATACGGAATGCCGCCGACATCAGGTTTAGGCATAGGAATGGACCGACTGATCATGTTTTTAACGGATAATGCCTCCATTCAGGAAGTTTTATTCTTCCCGCAGATGAAGCCTGAAAAAGCGGTTCCTCAGATTGAACTGGGTGAAGATGAAAAAATAATCCTTGACATTCTGAAATCAGGAGATCAGGTTGCTTTGGCTGAAGTAAAAGACCAATCTAAACTTTCAGGTAAAAAATGGGACAAAGCTTCAAAAACTTTAACGAAGAATAATCTGGTTAAAGTAGAGAAAATTGAAGAGAACGTTTTTATGAAACTGGTTTAA
- a CDS encoding cytochrome d ubiquinol oxidase subunit II produces the protein MIYVVIGFLWLSICLYVILGGADFGAGIVELFTQKKSRGKTKEIMYESIAPVWEANHMWLIIAIVILFVGFPEIYTTLSTYLHIPLVLMLVGIIARGTAFTFRHYDAVKDDWQVVYTQIFYFSSLLTPFFLGLIAAATISHSIDPDATGFLDLYIFSWLNWFGVSVGLFTVSICAYLASVFALRETTDRLELNLMIKKSKQTMIFVVITGILVFFTAYISDIPLLMWVFSKPLGIMATVFATVCLVLILKAMNTRKLLPVRALAGFQIIMILVAATYQHNPNIILFANGQHLSLLEHVAAPKTISALAWALMLGSLFILPFLFYLMASFSKLRK, from the coding sequence ATGATTTACGTAGTTATTGGCTTTCTCTGGCTGTCGATATGCTTATATGTGATATTGGGCGGTGCGGATTTCGGAGCCGGAATTGTAGAACTTTTTACGCAAAAAAAATCGCGTGGTAAAACTAAAGAAATCATGTATGAGTCAATCGCTCCGGTTTGGGAGGCTAATCATATGTGGCTGATCATTGCTATTGTTATTCTTTTTGTCGGTTTTCCCGAAATTTATACTACCCTGTCAACCTATCTTCATATCCCTCTGGTTTTAATGCTTGTCGGAATTATTGCGAGAGGAACTGCTTTTACGTTCAGGCATTATGATGCTGTAAAGGATGACTGGCAGGTGGTGTATACACAGATCTTTTATTTTTCAAGTTTACTGACTCCATTTTTTTTGGGTTTGATTGCTGCAGCAACGATTTCACATTCGATCGATCCGGATGCCACCGGTTTTTTAGATTTATATATTTTCAGCTGGCTGAATTGGTTTGGTGTATCAGTGGGACTGTTTACAGTGTCTATCTGTGCCTATCTGGCGTCTGTATTTGCATTACGGGAAACCACAGACCGCCTGGAACTTAACCTGATGATCAAAAAATCGAAACAAACGATGATCTTCGTTGTGATCACCGGAATTCTGGTATTTTTCACTGCTTATATTTCGGATATTCCTTTACTGATGTGGGTATTTTCAAAGCCGCTGGGAATAATGGCTACGGTCTTTGCCACCGTCTGTTTAGTTTTAATCTTAAAAGCGATGAATACCCGGAAATTACTTCCGGTGAGAGCCCTGGCCGGATTTCAGATTATTATGATTCTTGTTGCGGCAACCTATCAGCATAATCCTAATATTATTCTTTTTGCCAACGGACAGCATCTATCACTGCTGGAACATGTAGCGGCACCTAAGACAATTTCTGCGCTGGCGTGGGCTCTTATGCTGGGATCACTGTTTATCCTTCCGTTTCTGTTTTATTTAATGGCGTCGTTCAGTAAACTGAGGAAATAG
- a CDS encoding cytochrome ubiquinol oxidase subunit I, translated as MDDFLAARAQMAMSLGFHIIFSCVGMVMPFLMAFAHWKYLKTNNEIYKGLTKAWSKGVAILFAVGAVSGTMLSFELGLLWPAFMKHAGPIFGMPFSLEGTAFFIEAIAIGFFLYGWDKFNKWFHWFCGFLVGLSGLASGILVVAANAWMNSPAGFDYINGQYLNIDPIKAMFNDAWFPQALHMSVAAFCATGFAVAGVHAYLIMRKKNVEFHTKAFRIAAGFALIGAFGAPLSGDIAAKSVAERQPIKLAAMEAHFETEKGASFVIGGIPDVEKGEINYALKIPKVLSFLVANDFNHEVKGLKEFPRDEWPPVPVVHYAFQIMIFFGVVMIMIGAVYVYAAFFRKEWLSKNWLLKTFLIATPFGYIALEAGWTVTEVGRQPWIIYGIMRTVDAVTPMPGIQYSFYFFTAVFISLSLIIIFLLTRQIQMVPRLYDPTDPQFNSKNKKS; from the coding sequence ATGGATGATTTTTTAGCTGCCCGGGCACAAATGGCCATGTCCCTCGGGTTTCATATCATATTCTCCTGTGTGGGTATGGTGATGCCCTTTTTAATGGCATTTGCCCACTGGAAATATCTTAAAACCAACAACGAAATTTACAAAGGGCTCACGAAAGCCTGGAGCAAAGGTGTTGCGATCCTTTTTGCCGTAGGGGCCGTTTCCGGAACCATGCTTTCTTTTGAGCTGGGGCTTCTGTGGCCTGCCTTCATGAAACATGCAGGTCCTATTTTCGGAATGCCGTTTTCTTTGGAAGGAACTGCTTTTTTTATTGAAGCCATAGCCATCGGATTTTTCCTGTACGGCTGGGATAAATTTAATAAATGGTTTCACTGGTTTTGCGGATTTCTGGTGGGGTTAAGCGGACTGGCCTCAGGAATATTGGTTGTGGCAGCCAATGCATGGATGAATTCTCCGGCCGGTTTTGATTATATAAACGGACAGTACTTAAATATAGATCCTATCAAAGCAATGTTTAATGATGCCTGGTTTCCCCAGGCTCTTCATATGAGTGTAGCGGCCTTTTGTGCAACGGGATTTGCCGTAGCGGGTGTACATGCCTACTTAATTATGAGGAAAAAGAATGTGGAATTTCACACCAAAGCATTCAGGATTGCCGCAGGATTTGCTTTAATCGGAGCTTTTGGAGCGCCTTTAAGCGGTGATATTGCCGCAAAATCTGTTGCAGAGAGACAACCGATCAAACTGGCAGCCATGGAAGCGCATTTTGAAACAGAGAAAGGCGCCTCTTTTGTTATTGGAGGAATTCCAGACGTAGAAAAAGGAGAAATAAATTACGCACTCAAAATTCCGAAAGTTCTCAGTTTTTTGGTGGCCAATGATTTTAATCATGAAGTAAAAGGACTGAAAGAGTTTCCACGAGATGAATGGCCTCCTGTTCCTGTTGTGCATTATGCGTTTCAGATTATGATCTTTTTTGGAGTGGTGATGATTATGATCGGGGCCGTTTATGTCTATGCTGCTTTTTTCAGAAAAGAATGGCTGAGCAAAAACTGGCTTTTAAAAACTTTTTTAATCGCTACTCCTTTTGGATATATTGCTCTGGAAGCGGGATGGACCGTAACGGAAGTGGGACGGCAGCCCTGGATCATCTACGGGATTATGAGAACTGTTGATGCCGTAACCCCGATGCCCGGAATACAGTATTCATTTTACTTCTTCACGGCGGTATTTATTTCTTTATCACTTATTATCATTTTCTTATTGACACGGCAGATACAGATGGTTCCAAGATTGTATGACCCTACCGATCCTCAGTTTAACTCCAAAAATAAAAAATCATGA